CGGTGTTCTTCAATTTGTTTTTCAAGGTGGTCAAACACACCGAGTTCCGTCAGGTCAATGCGTTGGGGAAGGCCACCTTTATCTTTGAACTCTGTTTTCTCCCTGTACAATTTGTTTTCAAGACTGTTTTCCGATGGCAGCAGTTCGAGAATGCGTGAGTGGATTTCACTGTATCCCAGGCGTTTTGCAGCCTGGAAACGATGATGACCATCCAGGATGTAGTAGTCATCCTTGATCTGGTAGAGGGAGATCGGCGGCATGGCCTTGCCTGCTTTCATGGCTTTGAGAATGGCTTCGAGCCGTTCATCAATGTTTCCTTTCCTGGTTTTGAACTGATTGTCAAAATCATGATATCTGCCGACACTTCCAACTATCCTTTCCAGGGGGACCATGGAGGTTCCCCGCTGTATCGATTCGTAGGCTTTTTCTTTTTCCCGGCGACTGTTGAAACTGTGAAACCTGGAATCAGTATCCTGCTCCTTTTTCTTTTGTGTGTTGCTCTTTAGCGCCTGGAATGGATTAAATTTCGAGAATATAGTAGCCATAACAGTTAATTACCCGGGTTGTATTGACAATTGAAATTCTCTCGGAATCATCAGTAAAAAATTTATGGATATGGCCATGAAGAAAAAATGCCGGTTTATATTTCTCTATAAACGCATTGTAGTAAGTAAATCCCTTATGGCAAGGATCGTCCTCGTCATTGACATGTCGAGGTGGTGCATGAGTCAGAACAATGTCCGGCGCACCTTTCTGCCAGAGCGTGAATCGCATTCTGTTCACAAATCGTTTCATCTCTTTTTCCGTGTATTGATTGGCCCCACCGTTATACCATCTGGATCCGGAAAAACCTATAATTTTCAAGGTATTAAAAGTTACCAGTCTTCTGTCAATATTCCGGCACCCCGTTGGCGGAGAAGTCGTGTAACGGAGATCATGGTTGCCGAGGATATACATAAGGGGGACATTAAATGTAAATGTCAATGAGCTTAAATATTCCGGCGGCAGGTCTCCGCATGAAAGAATGAGATCAATTCTGTCCCTGACAGGATTGGTATCTCCTGTTTCGAGGAGGGATTCGACAACGGTATCTGAGACAATGAGGATTTTCAAAACACTATTATAGATCTATTTTATGAAAAATAGAGAAAGAATTCTATTTATCTGAGAATCTCGCTGCTGAAGGGTATTTTGCCGCAGTCGGATTTTCATTTCTTTCGTATACTCTGTGGGCATAAATACCCACAGGGCATAAATGGCCGAGTCATTTGATCCGGCAATGATGGTCCGTTATTTTTATCAGGCGGAAGAACACGGATGATCAGGATGTATTTTACAATATTCGAAAGGGATAAACACTCTTTTTCAGGAATACAGGGGGAAGGGAGGAGGAGAAGGGGCAGGGAAGTTTCACGTTGGAATCCGTCTGCATCACAGCTGATGCAGACGGATGCTTATCTGAATCAGCCAGCCTTACTTTCTCCGGCACCTGGTGCCGGCCAAAACGGTAACAAGACCCATACCGAAAAGGAGGAGTGATGCGGGTTCGGGAACGGTATTGGCCAGTTCACCCTGGAGAATGACGTTTCCTTCATAAAAGCCTGTAAAGTTACCGTCAATATCCATAGTCCAAGCGCCAAACCAGAATACCATCTGTCCCTCCCGGTCATCATACCAGGGGGAACTGTTGCCATAAAATGCAGGATCATCCATATCCAGGGTGAGGCTGAACGTGAATTCCGGATAACTGGTTTCATAGAAACCAAATCCGTGGTTGTAATCATAATCCCATTCAGCATCATCGGATGCCCACCAGTCCTGGAGATCTCCGTTGTTATTGGCCGGAGTGGGGCCCCATGAAGAGGGCCACGAATCAATATATGGATGCCAGTTCGGGTCTGTCGAAGAAGCTGAAACCCAGTCCTGAACCTTATATCTTTCGCCCCAGTTATTCCCACGACCACCATATCCCCAGAGTTGGAGGTCAACGATTTTATCTCCTCCGAGTGTCCAGCTTATAAAATCTCTGTTGCTTGACTGTTGGTAACTGGCGTATTGGTCAGTGTATTGCCATTGTTGGTTGTCCCAGGTTTTAAATAACCGGGCACCTGAATACAAGTCATTATCAACGGGACTCGATCCGGATGCACCGTTGTAAACAGTATAACTCACTATTTCTATGCCTGTGAGCGTGAATTCATATGTGGCCATTGATGCCGCATATACGGTTGTGGAAGCTGCAAGAGTTATGGCTGTCAAAACCAGTAAGAGTATGATACTGAATCTCTTTCTCATGGTGTAACCTCAAAAGCTTGTATGAAAGTTCATTGTGGGCTGTCTTTTCGCAGGTCAAAGCGTTTTATGGTGCTGTATGAAATTCACTGGCACTGATGAGCCGGGGATACATCTGATGAAGCAGACACATCTTCAACCTGACCGGGTTTCATAGGTAACCTCATGTTTATTGCACCCGGAGAGAACAAAACATCCAAAGGGTATCAATAACAGCAGATCCTGAAATATAGAGCCTTCAGGCCCATTTATTCCTTCACTCTTAAGCAGTTAACAATAAATGCTAACAAATTGCAAGAGCGTTTATATGCTGTAGCCTGGAAAATTCTTTCAGTCGGCTTTAAGGACAACAGTTCCAAATGATGGGACCTTGAAAGTGTCGGAAGTGATTGCTTGAGAGTCGTCGGGAAAATCATATGGTGGTGGGGCTGAACTGTCAATGAGAAGATGCCAGGAATCTTTTCCAAACGGTATTACGGGGAGAGTGAATCTCAAATTGTTTGTTCTATGGCCGTTCAGCATTATAAAAAAGGCGGTCGGCCTGCCGTCCGGCTCCTGTCCGGAGAGCATAAAGGCCAGACCATGGCAGTCGTGGCTCCAGTTCTGTTGCCCGGGAAGCAGGTATTGCCATGAAATCCGCGCTTGCTCCTGCTCATGAATACTCTGGTCTTCCGGACTGAAAAATTGTTCCTGTCTGAAAAGTGTGGAACTTTTTCTCAACTGGATGCATTTTTTTACAAATCGGTAAAAGTCCCTGTGGGTTTCGAGAAGGGACCAGTCCAGCCAGCTGGTTGCATTATCCTGGCACCAGCTGTTGTTATTGCCTTTCTGGGTTCGCGCAAATTCATCCCCTCCGGTCATCATCGGTACCCCCTGGGAGAGAAAGAGAAGAACGATAAAACTTTTCATGCGGCGAAAGCGCAGTTCAATGATATCCTGATTGTCGGTTTCTCCTTCACAACCGCTGTTCCAGCTGATGTTATGGTTCTCCCCGTCCCGGTTGTTCTCTCCGTTGGCGTGGTTATGTTTTTCATTGTAGCTGACAAGATCATACAGGGTGAAACCATCATGGCTGGTGATGAAATTGATGGAGCACAGGGGGCCTCTGCCGTCCTGTTGGTAAAGATCAGAGCTACCGGCGATCCGGGTTGCCAGGCGGGTGATGCTGTCCGGTGCTCCGGTCATGAAATACCGTATATCATCTCTGAACCTGCCGTTCCACTCCGCCCACCGTGAGTCGGTCGAAAAAGAGCCAACCTGGTAAAGTCCGGCCGCGTCCCAGGCTTCAGCAATGATTTTTGTATCCCGGAGAACCGGGTCTTCAGCGATGGCCTCGATAATCGGAGGATTGACCAGGACGTGTCCTTCCCTGTCCCTGCCCAGAATGGAGGCAAGATCAAAACGGAAACCGTCAACATGCATTTCAGTCACCCAGTATCTGAGAGATTCGCGGATAAGGTCACGGACTACCGGATGGTTGCAGTTCATGGTATTGCCACACCCGGAGAAGTTGAGATATTCATGTTCTTCGTCCAGCAGATAGAAGATCGGGTTGTCAATTCCTCTGAAACTGCTGGTTGTGCCGTTATATCCCCCTTCTCCTGTATGGTTGAAGACCATATCAAGGTATACCTCGATTCCTGCTTTGTGCAGAGCCCGCACCATTTCCTTGAACTCTGTCAGGGCTCCGGCGGGCTCCGAGCTGAAACTACTGTTGAGGGCAAAAAAGGAAACGGGGCTGTACCCCCAGAAGTTTTTCAGTTTTTCTCCTGTATCCGGGTTGACAAAAAAAATATCATTTTCATCAAATTCCGTGATCGGCATCAGTTCCACAGCGGTAATACCGAGATCCTTCAGATAGGGGATTTTTTCAACTATACCTTTGAATGATCCGGGAGATGAAACTCCGGAGTTACGGTTTCGTGTAAATCCCCGCACATGAAGCTCATAAATGATAGTTTCTGAAAGTGGAGTTCCCGGCGGTTTGTCATCAAGCCAGTCAAATTCGTGGTTAACACCTCTGCAGCATGGGATTTGCCCGTAACGGGATGGCTCTCCCCATTGTCGTGGAAGCAGGATTCGACTGCAGGGATCAATAAGGATCAGATTGTTGTCGTAGAACGTTCCGCTGTTTTTTTTATCACAGGGGCCATCCATTCTGAAACCATAATTAAACTCAGGAAGGTCTCCAAGAATAAGAATATGCCAGAGATCTCCGGTACGGTTTTTTTCAGGTTCCAGCACATATTCTTTTCTGACAGGAGTGGAATTTTTTTCTGAAAAATAATCAATGACCAGGGAAACAGCGGTGGCGTGACGTGAAAAAACAGCAAAATTTATCCCTTCCCTGAGGTGGGTCACTCCCTGTGGAAGAGGAAAACCTGTATCTGTTTTCAGGGTGGTGATTACACTGGACATTATGATAATGATTATTATAATTAGAATAATTAATAAAATTTCAGGGCCTGGGATAATTCTACATCAGGAACAGGAATAAGCAAACACCGGCACTGATTTTCAACAGAACAGTAACACAATGAAGGGAGGATGCATGGGAATATTTCATAAGGTAAAAGTCGGGGAAAAGATTATCAGTCCGATAGACTGGGAGATGAGTCCCAATCTGAGTTTTGGAACATACGAATCGTGGGGAGGAAGGGAAAGAGTCAGAAATAACAATGAACGGGTGTATTATTTCTTTGTTGATAACTGGGGTGAGGAACCGAAACTTTGCCTCATGGAGCGGGGCGTAAAGCATGCCCGGATTCTGGCTGATATAACTGTTCCGGTGGAAATTGTAAAAAACTGTGTTGAAAATCAGGGACGTTCAGCGATTTTTGAAAAAAGTTATGCCATAGATGAGCCGATTAAAAAGTGGCTGATTGAAAATGTTCTGGATGGAGGTGATTCGGATCTGGTTGTTCCCCGGATCGAGCCGGAGGAACGTGCGGAGAATATGGGTCCACCTCTGCCACATTTTAACGACAACCGATTTTCCGGGGAGAGCATCAAGCTACCGGCAGAACCGGCGATTATTAATGATGATGAAATTGAAGGTTGCATAAAAAGGTGGAATTTTTTTGATGCTAAGCTTAATCCGACCGGAAAATTTGAGAATGTCCTGGTGGATGGAGGTCAACCGGAAACAGTTATTGATCTGAAAACGTCACTGATGTGGCAGAGAGGAGGGTTGGATATCGCTTCCATCAGGACAATGCAGCTGAATATTGCCGAATTGAACCGGCAGGGCTTTGCCGGTTTTGATGACTGGCGGCAGCCTACCATGGAAGAGGCTCTGTCACTTATGGAACCCGAGAGGAACGAAAAAGGGATTTACCTGCATCCGGCTTTTTCCCGGGAGCAGCCCTTTATTTTTGTTGCGGCTAAACGTAAACCGGGGGGGTACTGGTTTGTGGATTATAAACAAGGGCGCGCTTTCTGGTCCTCCGGTACCATTCCCGGAGGTTTTGGCAGACTGGTGAGAACGTTTGCGCCAGAATAACCAGCGGCGTTCTAAAGACACCATAAAAATCCCTGTTCCGGAAGGTTCTATCCTGTCCGGACAGGGATTTTTTGTATTTCATCTGGGTCATGCACTACAGAAAATGAAAAAGATACTCTTTCAACATAAAAAATATTGTGCATGCAATAAGGAAACAGTTTTGATAAAAATGCTATTGTCTTAAAAAAGGAGTTTTTTTTTGCTATAGTTGAAGACATGTTTAAGAAACGAATAAGATATAGTGTACTGTTTACCTGGTTTCTTTTTTTATTGTTTTTCAACGGGTGGATAGTCATTCTGGCCCCTTTCGCCACTGCCAGAATTATTCGTGTCGGTCTGGAACCGTTGCCACCTCTTATAATTGATGAAGACTCGGGCTATACAGTTGATCTACTGAAAGAAATAGAAAAAATTTCTGATTTGCAATTCCATATTGTCATTATGCCCTATAATCGGGCGAAACGAATGCTCAGGCAGGGAAGAGTGGATCTTATTGGCCATATTCCCTATCATTCAGAAACTGAAGAATTTTACAGTTATGCACGGGAACTGGATTTTAAGATTGATGTGAAAACAGACATATATGTCGTTGATAAAACAATTTTACGTAATATCATGGAGCTGAAAATAGGGATTCCATGGGGAAATGAAGAATTTGCGGCAAAACTGCTACATATTCCAAAGCGTAATTTTTATCCGGGCAGTCTGGAAAGCCTTTTGCAGATGCTGGTTCGGGGAAGGATAGATGCCTTCTGGTTCGAACGGTCTGCAACCATATCAACATTACATAAACTGGGTATTAAAAATTTATACTATATGAAATTCCCGGAAAATCCGGCTCCGGCCGGTCTTGCGGTAAGAAAAAGTAGAAAGGGAATATTTTTGCAGGAGAAGTTGGATAATTTGCTGGAAAAAATACATGTCGATCGTTTTCTGTCCGGATACAGCCGATTCCTTGCCATGCCGGATACAGGTATTGTTCATTAGTGCCTTACTCCTGAATTCCTGTCATAAAAAACAAGAAAGGGGAAGGTGTTTTGAAATTAAATGGTTAGGT
The DNA window shown above is from Desulfomarina profundi and carries:
- a CDS encoding metallophosphoesterase family protein, translated to MKILIVSDTVVESLLETGDTNPVRDRIDLILSCGDLPPEYLSSLTFTFNVPLMYILGNHDLRYTTSPPTGCRNIDRRLVTFNTLKIIGFSGSRWYNGGANQYTEKEMKRFVNRMRFTLWQKGAPDIVLTHAPPRHVNDEDDPCHKGFTYYNAFIEKYKPAFFLHGHIHKFFTDDSERISIVNTTRVINCYGYYILEI
- a CDS encoding PEP-CTERM sorting domain-containing protein, giving the protein MRKRFSIILLLVLTAITLAASTTVYAASMATYEFTLTGIEIVSYTVYNGASGSSPVDNDLYSGARLFKTWDNQQWQYTDQYASYQQSSNRDFISWTLGGDKIVDLQLWGYGGRGNNWGERYKVQDWVSASSTDPNWHPYIDSWPSSWGPTPANNNGDLQDWWASDDAEWDYDYNHGFGFYETSYPEFTFSLTLDMDDPAFYGNSSPWYDDREGQMVFWFGAWTMDIDGNFTGFYEGNVILQGELANTVPEPASLLLFGMGLVTVLAGTRCRRK
- the glgX gene encoding glycogen debranching protein GlgX gives rise to the protein MSSVITTLKTDTGFPLPQGVTHLREGINFAVFSRHATAVSLVIDYFSEKNSTPVRKEYVLEPEKNRTGDLWHILILGDLPEFNYGFRMDGPCDKKNSGTFYDNNLILIDPCSRILLPRQWGEPSRYGQIPCCRGVNHEFDWLDDKPPGTPLSETIIYELHVRGFTRNRNSGVSSPGSFKGIVEKIPYLKDLGITAVELMPITEFDENDIFFVNPDTGEKLKNFWGYSPVSFFALNSSFSSEPAGALTEFKEMVRALHKAGIEVYLDMVFNHTGEGGYNGTTSSFRGIDNPIFYLLDEEHEYLNFSGCGNTMNCNHPVVRDLIRESLRYWVTEMHVDGFRFDLASILGRDREGHVLVNPPIIEAIAEDPVLRDTKIIAEAWDAAGLYQVGSFSTDSRWAEWNGRFRDDIRYFMTGAPDSITRLATRIAGSSDLYQQDGRGPLCSINFITSHDGFTLYDLVSYNEKHNHANGENNRDGENHNISWNSGCEGETDNQDIIELRFRRMKSFIVLLFLSQGVPMMTGGDEFARTQKGNNNSWCQDNATSWLDWSLLETHRDFYRFVKKCIQLRKSSTLFRQEQFFSPEDQSIHEQEQARISWQYLLPGQQNWSHDCHGLAFMLSGQEPDGRPTAFFIMLNGHRTNNLRFTLPVIPFGKDSWHLLIDSSAPPPYDFPDDSQAITSDTFKVPSFGTVVLKAD
- a CDS encoding Lcl C-terminal domain-containing protein, with the translated sequence MGIFHKVKVGEKIISPIDWEMSPNLSFGTYESWGGRERVRNNNERVYYFFVDNWGEEPKLCLMERGVKHARILADITVPVEIVKNCVENQGRSAIFEKSYAIDEPIKKWLIENVLDGGDSDLVVPRIEPEERAENMGPPLPHFNDNRFSGESIKLPAEPAIINDDEIEGCIKRWNFFDAKLNPTGKFENVLVDGGQPETVIDLKTSLMWQRGGLDIASIRTMQLNIAELNRQGFAGFDDWRQPTMEEALSLMEPERNEKGIYLHPAFSREQPFIFVAAKRKPGGYWFVDYKQGRAFWSSGTIPGGFGRLVRTFAPE
- a CDS encoding substrate-binding periplasmic protein is translated as MFKKRIRYSVLFTWFLFLLFFNGWIVILAPFATARIIRVGLEPLPPLIIDEDSGYTVDLLKEIEKISDLQFHIVIMPYNRAKRMLRQGRVDLIGHIPYHSETEEFYSYARELDFKIDVKTDIYVVDKTILRNIMELKIGIPWGNEEFAAKLLHIPKRNFYPGSLESLLQMLVRGRIDAFWFERSATISTLHKLGIKNLYYMKFPENPAPAGLAVRKSRKGIFLQEKLDNLLEKIHVDRFLSGYSRFLAMPDTGIVH